From one Eptesicus fuscus isolate TK198812 chromosome 21, DD_ASM_mEF_20220401, whole genome shotgun sequence genomic stretch:
- the CCDC8 gene encoding coiled-coil domain-containing protein 8, with protein MLQIGEDVDCLLIPREVRLAGGVWRVISKPATKEAEFRERLTQFLEEEGRTLEDVARLLEKSTPHPPQPPQKPKEPRARRRVPQMVTPPPRLVVGTYDSSNASDSEFSDFEASRRPGDEGRRGPARGRKVRRMPVSYLGSKFLGSDLESEDDEELVEAFLRRGERPPGAPARRRLNLPVPLLEDGPGLRPPKGDRWRGCVGQASWGRLKRRVKGWAPRSGPGAGEAQQASGRGERDGVPCSASQGDHVGSTGGGLVPEAPPRRWRPKIKWASFRLLRREEAASTALGAEAAADQRAEAVGNHRVEVAADQRAEAAADQRVGAVGNQRAEAAADQRAEAVGNQRVEAAADQRAEAVGNQRVEAVGNQRAEAVGNQRAEAVGNQRAEAVGNHRVEAAAEKRVEAAADQRVEAAADQRVEAAAEKRVEAARVEAAADQRAEAVGDQRVEAAADQRVGAVGNQRAEASAEAAALAAPGATGATPGARARKQVKTVRFQTPGRFSWFRKRRRAFWHTPRLPTVPKSVPRAGEARGLRVLRAEARAEAEPEEQEDLL; from the exons GCGGCTGGCGGGGGGCGTCTGGAGGGTCATCTCCAAGCCCGCCACCAAGGAAGCGGAATTCCGGGAGCGGCTGACCCAGTTTCTGGAGGAAGAAGGCCGCACCCTGGAGGACGTGGCCCGCCTCCTGGAGAAGAGCACCCCGCACCCGCCCCAGCCCCCCCAAAAGCCCAAGGAGCCCCGAGCGAGGAGGAGAGTCCCGCAGATGGTGACGCCCCCTCCCCGGCTGGTCGTGGGCACCTATGACAGCAGCAACGCCAGCGACAGCGAGTTCAGCGACTTCGAGGCCTCGCGGAGGCCGGGCGACGAGGGCCGCAGGGGCCCCGCGCGCGGCCGGAAGGTGCGCAGGATGCCGGTCAGCTACCTGGGCAGCAAGTTCCTGGGGAGCGACCTGGAGAGCGAGGACGACGAGGAGCTGGTGGAGGCCTTCCTCCGGCGCGGGGAGAGGCCGCCgggcgcccccgcccgccgccgcctgaACCTGCCGGTGCCCCTGTTGGAGGACGGCCCGGGGCTGCGGCCGCCCAAAGGGGACCGGTGGCGGGGGTGCGTCGGCCAGGCGTCCTGGGGGAGGCTGAAGCGCAGGGTGAAGGGCTGGGCGCCCAGGTCCGGCCCCGGAGCGGGTGAGGCCCAGCAGGCCTCTGGCaggggggagagggatggggtgCCCTGCAGCGCCAGTCAGGGGGATCACGTGGGGAGCACAGGCGGTGGGCTGGTGCCTGAGGCCCCCCCACGGCGATGGAGGCCCAAGATTAAGTGGGCCTCCTTTAGGCTGCTCAGGAGGGAGGAAGCAGCATCCACGGCTCTGGGGGCGGAGGCTGCAGCTGATCAGAGGGCGGAGGCTGTGGGTAATCATAGAGTGGAGGTTGCAGCTGATCAGAGGGCGGAGGCTGCAGCTGATCagagggtgggggctgtgggtaATCAGAGGGCAGAGGCTGCAGCTGATCAGAGGGCGGAGGCTGTGGGTAATCAGAGGGTGGAGGCTGCAGCTGACCAGAGGGCAGAGGCTGTGGGTAATCAGAGGGTGGAGGCTGTGGGCAATCAGAGGGCAGAGGCTGTGGGTAATCAGAGGGCGGAGGCTGTGGGCAATCAGAGGGCAGAGGCTGTGGGTAATCATAGAGTGGAGGCTGCAGCTGAGAAGAGGGTGGAGGCTGCAGCTGATCAGAGAGTGGAGGCTGCAGCTGATCAGAGGGTGGAGGCTGCAGCTGAGAAGAGGGTGGAGGCTGCA AGGGTGGAGGCTGCAGCTGATCAGAGGGCGGAGGCTGTGGGTGATCAGAGAGTGGAGGCTGCAGCTGATCagagggtgggggctgtgggtaATCAGAGGGCTGAGGCTTCCGCTGAAGCTGCCGCCTTAGCTGCCCCGGGAGCCACCGGAGCGACCCCAGGAGCCAGGGCCCGGAAACAGGTCAAGACAGTGAGGTTCCAGACGCCTGGGCGCTTTTCGTGGTTTCGCAAGCGCCGGAGAGCCTTCTGGCACACTCCCCGCTTGCCAACCGTGCCCAAGAGCGTCCCCAGGGCAGGCGAGGCCAGGGGCCTCAGGGTGCTGAGGGCCGAGGCCAGAGCAGAAGCGGAGCCGGAAGAGCAAGAGGACCTGCTGTGA